In a single window of the Stigmatopora nigra isolate UIUO_SnigA chromosome 7, RoL_Snig_1.1, whole genome shotgun sequence genome:
- the LOC144199768 gene encoding trypsin-3, which yields MKALILLALFTVAYAAPIDDEGDKIVGGYECRKNSVPYQVSLNAGYHFCGASLISSTWVVSAAHCYKSRVQVRLGEHNIAVNEGTEQFINSAKVIKHPRYSGRNLDNDIMLIKLSRPATLNNYVRTVSLPSSCAGTGTRCLVSGWGNMSGSGNNYPDRLRCLDIPMLSDSSCRSAYPGQITSNMFCAGYLEGGKDSCQGDSGGPVVCNGQLQGVVSWGYGCAMRNKPGVYARVCNYNSWIRSTMSSN from the exons ATGAAGGCTTTAATTCTTCTGGCTCTTTTCACAGTGGCTT ATGCCGCTCCCATTGACGACGAGGGCGACAAGATTGTCGGCGGCTATGAGTGCAGAAAGAACTCTGTGCCTTACCAGGTCTCTCTGAATGCGGGATACCACTTTTGCGGTGCTTCCCTCATCTCCAGCACCTGGGTAGTGTCTGCTGCCCACTGCTACAAATC TCGTGTCCAGGTTCGTCTGGGCGAGCACAACATCGCCGTCAACGAGGGCACGGAGCAGTTCATCAACTCCGCCAAGGTTATCAAGCATCCCAGATACAGCGGCCGCAACCTGGACAACGACATTATGCTCATCAAGCTGAGCAGGCCCGCCACCCTCAACAACTACGTGCGCACCGTGTCCTTGCCTTCCAGCTGTGCTGGTACTGGCACCCGTTGTCTGGTCTCTGGATGGGGCAACATGAGCGGCTCTGGAA ACAACTATCCCGATCGCCTGAGATGCTTGGACATCCCCATGCTGAGTGACAGCAGCTGCAGGAGCGCCTATCCTGGACAGATCACCTCCAACATGTTCTGCGCCGGATACCTGGAGGGAGGCAAAGATTCCTGCCAG GGAGACTCCGGTGGCCCCGTGGTGTGCAACGGCCAGCTCCAGGGTGTCGTGTCCTGGGGTTACGGTTGCGCCATGAGGAACAAGCCTGGTGTGTACGCCCGCGTCTGCAACTACAACTCCTGGATTCGCAGCACCATGTCATCCAACTAA
- the LOC144199741 gene encoding uncharacterized protein LOC144199741 — protein sequence MGSKISFSRKRSDQYTLSERTTVTSHPHSPFHTPTDCKEVFQDTDCNEENNDSEWEEEMNVTNVCKPLPASNSSETRNPEGPDDSSFQSNGASQFEMDAHAEMPPASVRYLTSENHGLPVVGQKKSGRSRRIKHPKLEDKMYSLSSELVTDQNKEISTKIQMPSCSESQNAEAVPNNVKKLIDELAHNDATRICTVPSHKQGDDVPLVSTRKRARTKRSHIPVIENMVSKAPFLNGLVSPSPKVQSQGGHPSAPEKNSCSVVASKEMDVSLSPMSSTTSEAIETSDLQIDQQTPAKVFKLDVSQLSSDMCLRAETEIEKVSNGQDQKTCGEKNTVECDAHQQVSRYSEHPQINVGEDRSKISLESVEGGTRKVCMSPQGTELEKPEGAEVGLTQFSKLSVQETFRSSFEFNKMPKMQPVADESLRQPACENICHPSKSVLSPLMIEPSDIAASLGEPCRTPEVPSAVKVENLEAQFDDLDSQQSAKMCQYRQHTTFRRKKGHKRRTRITVLIRQESEGETQHKIENCETNSVADKNLAYVRKGSKTFLQCAICNRTYKFMSQYIVHQRVHTGERPFECPECKRGFSKKSNLNLHLKTHMKNTLKKECPYCKIKFSDDAYDRHMTMHAEVQENGDLNLNQVDSPVERPQAASTPDRSESKVCQYCGKSFKFQSALVRHERVHTGEKPYKCGICGKAFGQSYFLRVHELTHWSVKRYNCTNCKKSFSHYSNAKNHTCRPLDSGSETQPGSPVAKNSLTYTCHICKNVLDSLPKFNKHMSGHTGAKLYRCLCCDKLFGVRSEFNAHCSRCYGEKNGSCATVKEEDRMSVVEYTLSSPRISTGRKSSDPLAAIHDKRPQSRMNCKKPNSVKPFRPTVPPTRLLSPFVSKLNKLDNRSDPRSYLCPNCGRLFRHVGRLRAHMLTHAPHQSYACSSCGKTLENWTKLWRHQRVHRQRRGRFACPLCGKRFRFVESYKKHMNEHPDFHWIHSKPKTVFLPYHCDHCTSRFKSLDLLFTHQVCHFSAQVTRIDPVSDKSPQNGSKKSNTVLNTTKKHPRGPELETDANPVWQANDFSILTLNSTGQKQDFTLDQNGQSHRSKCSMREQSPNCRQKDGNVIRKQKANWNTANRHTFPNIESSQGLFCAICGKEYTALSDLYQHYLRHARGQIK from the exons ATGGGGAGTAAAATTTCTTTCAGCAGAAAAAGAAGCGACCAGTATACACTCTCTGAACGAACCACAGTGACATCACATCCTCATAGTCCCTTTCACACACCCACAGACTGCAAAGAG GTGTTTCAAGATACAGACTGCAATGAGGAGAACAATGATTCTGAATGGGAGGAGGAAATGAATGTAACAAATGTATGTAAACCTTTACCTGCATCCAACTCATCAGAGACTCGAAATCCCGAAGGCCCGGATGATAGCAGCTTTCAATCAAATGGCGCCTCACAGTTTGAGATGGACGCACATGCAGAAATGCCCCCCGCAAGCGTGCGCTACTTGACATCAGAAAATCACGGACTGCCTGTGGTCGGTCAAAAGAAAAGTGGTCGTTCAAGAAGaataaaacacccaaaactAGAGGACAAAATGTACAGCCTTTCCAGTGAACTCGTGACGGATCAAAACAAAGAGATCAGCACTAAAATCCAAATGCCGTCTTGTTCTGAAAGTCAAAATGCTGAGGCTGTCCCCAATAATGTCAAAAAGCTCATAGATGAGTTAGCTCACAATGATGCAACCAGAATTTGTACAGTGCCAAGCCACAAACAAGGTGATGACGTCCCTTTGGTGTCCACGAGGAAAAGAGCCAGAACAAAGAGAAGTCATATTCCAGTTATTGAAAATATGGTTTCCAAGGCTCCTTTCCTGAATGGTCTTGTGAGTCCTTCACCAAAAGTTCAAAGTCAAGGAGGACATCCCTCAGCGccagaaaaaaacagctgtTCTGTTGTTGCCTCAAAAGAAATGGACGTTTCTCTTTCTCCTATGAGTAGCACAACATCCGAGGCTATTGAAACATCCGATTTGCAAATTGACCAGCAAACCCCTGCTAAAGTTTTCAAACTTGACGTTTCTCAGCTAAGCAGTGACATGTGTTTGCGGGCTGAAACTGAGATTGAAAAGGTCAGTAATGGACAAGATCAGAAAACTTGcggagaaaaaaatactgtagaaTGTGATGCACACCAACAGGTGAGCAGGTATAGTGAACATCCACAGATAAACGTTGGTGAGGacagaagcaaaatctcccttgAATCAGTAGAAGGAGGGACAAGAAAGGTCTGTATGTCGCCACAGGGTACTGAACTAGAAAaaccagaaggagctgaagttGGCTTGACCCAGTTTTCAAAGTTATCCGTTCAGGAAACCTTTAGAAGCAGCTTTGAGTTCAACAAAATGCCTAAAATGCAGCCAGTAGCCGATGAAAGTCTTAGGCAGCCAGCATGTGAGAACATTTGCCACCCATCAAAAAGTGTTCTTTCTCCTCTGATGATAGAGCCAAGCGACATTGCAGCTTCTTTGGGAGAACCTTGTAGAACCCCAGAAGTTCCCTCTGCTGTCAAAGTTGAAAACCTAGAAGCACAATTCGATGATTTAGATTCTCAACAGAGTGCCAAAATGTGTCAATACCGACAACACACTACTTTTAGACGGAAAAAGGGCCACAAACGAAGAACGAGAATTACTGTTTTGATACGTCAGGAAAGTGAAGGGgaaacacaacacaaaataGAGAATTGTGAAACTAATTCAGTGGCTGACAAGAACCTGGCTTACGTCCGAAAAGGCTCTAAAACATTCTTGCAATGTGCCATCTGTAACCGCACGTATAAATTCATGTCCCAGTACATTGTACATCAGCGCGTTCATACCGGAGAGCGACCCTTTGAATGCCCCGAATGCAAACGAGGGTTCAGCAAGAAATCCAACCTTAATCTACATCTCAAGACTCACATGAAAAACACCCTAAAAAAGGAATGTCCGTATTGCAAAATCAAATTCTCCGATGACGCATACGATAGACACATGACCATGCACGCTGAAGTCCAAGAAAACGGCGATTTAAATTTGAACCAAGTCGATAGCCCCGTAGAAAGGCCTCAGGCGGCCTCGACCCCGGATCGAAGTGAAAGCAAAGTGTGCCAATACTGTGGGAAGTCATTCAAATTCCAGTCGGCCCTCGTAAGACATGAACGTGTCCACACCGGGGAGAAGCCTTACAAATGCGGAATCTGTGGCAAAGCCTTTGGCCAATCGTATTTCCTTCGTGTGCACGAGCTGACGCATTGGTCGGTGAAGCGCTACAACTGCACGAACTGCAAAAAGTCCTTCAGTCATTACAGCAACGCTAAAAATCATACGTGCAGACCTCTAGATAGTGGATCTGAAACACAACCTGGCAGTCCGGTAGCAAAGAATTCATTGACGTACACGTGCCACATCTGTAAGAATGTTTTGGACAGCCTGCCAAAGTTTAACAAGCACATGTCTGGACACACCGGCGCAAAGCTCTATCGCTGTTTGTGTTGCGACAAACTCTTTGGCGTGCGGTCGGAATTTAACGCTCATTGTAGTCGATGCtacggagaaaaaaatggctcctGTGCTACAGTCAAGGAGGAAGATAGAATGTCGGTGGTCGAGTACACGTTGTCATCGCCAAGGATTTCAACCGGgagaaaatcatcagaccccctCGCAGCTATCCATGATAAAAGACCACAATCGCGGATGAACTGCAAGAAGCCCAACTCGGTGAAGCCGTTCCGGCCGACTGTTCCACCTACTCGTCTTCTTTCGCCTTTTGTGTCCAAGTTGAACAAATTAGACAACCGATCGGACCCCAGGAGTTACTTGTGCCCCAATTGCGGTCGCCTGTTCAGGCACGTTGGCAGACTCCGAGCACACATGCTCACTCATGCTCCGCATCAAAGTTACGCCTGTTCCTCCTGCGGGAAGACCCTGGAAAACTGGACTAAACTGTGGCGTCATCAACGAGTCCACCGCCAACGTCGAGGCCGCTTTGCATGCCCCTTGTGTGGGAAAAGATTCCGCTTTGTCGAGTCCTACAAAAAACACATGAACGAACACCCGGACTTCCACTGGATTCATTCAAAGCCGAAAACGGTGTTCCTGCCTTATCATTGTGACCATTGCACAAGTCGTTTTAAAAGTCTTGATTTGTTGTTCACCCACCAAGTTTGCCATTTCTCAGCACAGGTCACACGTATAGACCCCGTTTCGGATAAGTCCCCCCAGAATGGTTCGAAAAAGTCTAACACTGTGTTAAATACGACTAAAAAACACCCGAGGGGTCCTGAACTGGAAACCGATGCAAATCCAGTCTGGCAAGCAAATGATTTCTCTATTCTGACTTTAAATTCAACTGGTCAAAAGCAGGATTTTACTTTGGATCAAAATGGCCAAAGTCACAGAAGCAAATGTTCTATGCGAGAACAATCGCCTAATTGCCGGCAAAAAGATGGGAATGTGATCAGAAAGCAAAAAGCAAATTGGAATACGGCTAACAGACACACATTCCCAAATATTGAATCATCACAAGGTCTTTTCTGTGCTATTTGTGGTAAGGAATACACTGCTCTTTCAGACCTTTATCAGCATTATTTGAGACACGCACGAGGCCAGATTAAATAG